From a single Nicotiana tomentosiformis chromosome 2, ASM39032v3, whole genome shotgun sequence genomic region:
- the LOC104113181 gene encoding polypyrimidine tract-binding protein homolog 3-like isoform X1, translating into MTEPSKVIHIRNVGHEISENDLLQLFQPFGVITKLVMLRAKNQALLQMQDVPSAVNALQFYSNVQPSIRGRNVYVQFSSHQELTTMDQNSQGRGDEPNRILLVTIHHVLYPITVEVLHQVFSPHGVVEKIVTFQKSAGFQALIQYQLPQNAVSARNSLQGRNVYDGCCQLDVQFSNLDELQVNYNNERSRDFTNPNLPSEQKGKSPQGYGDAGGMYSLQGSGPRGVGFPQMGNAAAIAAAFPGGLPPGISGTNDRCTVIVSNLNPDRIDEDKLFNLFSIYGNIVRIKLLRNKPDHALVQMGDGFQAELAVHFLKGAMLFGTRLEVNYSKHPNIITGPDTHDYSNSNLNRFNRNAAKNYRYCCSPTKMIHLSSLPQDVTEEEIVAHMEEHGTIVGTKLFEMNGKKQALVLFENEEQATEALVCKHATSLGGSIIRISFSQLQNI; encoded by the exons ATGACTGAGCCTTCAAAGGTCATTCACATTCGCAATGTGGGCCATGAGATCTCTGAG AATGACTTGCTTCAGCTATTTCAGCCCTTTGGCGTCATTACCAAACTTGTAATGCTTCGGGCAAAAAATCAG GCTCTCTTGCAAATGCAAGACGTTCCATCTGCTGTAAATGCATTACAGTTCTATTCAAATGTTCAACCCAGCATCAG GGGAAGAAATGTTTATGTACAATTTTCATCTCATCAAGAACTGACAACCATGGATCAGAACTCCCAAGGGCGAGGAGATGAG CCAAATCGAATTCTCTTAGTTACGATACATCATGTGCTATATCCTATAACTGTGGAAGTGCTGCATCAAGTGTTTTCACCTCATGGAGTTGTTGAAAAGATCGTGACATTTCAGAAGTCGGCTG GTTTTCAAGCTTTGATTCAATACCAATTACCCCAAAATGCTGTTTCTGCTAGGAACTCTCTCCAG GGGCGTAATGTATATGATGGTTGCTGTCAGCTTGATGTACAATTCTCAAA CCTAGACGAATTGCaagtgaactacaataatgaacgcTCGAG GGACTTCACCAACCCAAATCTACCATCAGAACAGAAGGGCAAATCTCCTCAG GGATATGGAGACGCAGGAGGCATGTACTCCTTGCAAGGTTCCGGGCCTCGTGGAG TTGGATTTCCTCAG ATGGGAAATGCTGCAGCAATTGCAGCTGCCTTTCCTGGTGGTTTGCCTCCTGGCATAAGCGGGACAAATGACAGGTGTACTGTTATTGTATCTAATTTAAATCCAGAT AGAATAGACGAAGACAAGCTTTTTAATCTGTTCTCCATTTATGGAAACATTGTCAGAATTAAACTCCTACGGAATAAACCAGATCACGCTCTGGTTCAGATGGGTGATGGTTTCCAGGCAGAGCTAGCCGTGCACTTTTTGAAG GGTGCCATGCTATTTGGTACGCGGTTGGAAGTCAACTATTCGAAGCACCCAAATATTATCACTGGACCAGATACACATGACTACTCAAACTCAAATCTCAATCGTTTTAACCGGAATGCTGCCAAAAACTACCGGTATTGTTGCTCCCCTACCAAAATGATCCACCTGTCAAGCCTGCCCCAGGATGTGACAGAGGAAGAGATCGTGGCCCACATGGAGGAGCATGGTACCATTGTCGGTACAAAGCTTTTTGAAATGAATGGGAAGAAGCAGGCTCTTGTTCTTTTTGAAAATGAGGAGCAGGCAACTGAGGCATTGGTGTGCAAACATGCTACCTCCCTTGGCGGCTCGATCATTCGGATTTCCTTTTCTCAGTTACAAAACATCTGA
- the LOC104113181 gene encoding polypyrimidine tract-binding protein homolog 3-like isoform X2, protein MLRAKNQALLQMQDVPSAVNALQFYSNVQPSIRGRNVYVQFSSHQELTTMDQNSQGRGDEPNRILLVTIHHVLYPITVEVLHQVFSPHGVVEKIVTFQKSAGFQALIQYQLPQNAVSARNSLQGRNVYDGCCQLDVQFSNLDELQVNYNNERSRDFTNPNLPSEQKGKSPQGYGDAGGMYSLQGSGPRGVGFPQMGNAAAIAAAFPGGLPPGISGTNDRCTVIVSNLNPDRIDEDKLFNLFSIYGNIVRIKLLRNKPDHALVQMGDGFQAELAVHFLKGAMLFGTRLEVNYSKHPNIITGPDTHDYSNSNLNRFNRNAAKNYRYCCSPTKMIHLSSLPQDVTEEEIVAHMEEHGTIVGTKLFEMNGKKQALVLFENEEQATEALVCKHATSLGGSIIRISFSQLQNI, encoded by the exons ATGCTTCGGGCAAAAAATCAG GCTCTCTTGCAAATGCAAGACGTTCCATCTGCTGTAAATGCATTACAGTTCTATTCAAATGTTCAACCCAGCATCAG GGGAAGAAATGTTTATGTACAATTTTCATCTCATCAAGAACTGACAACCATGGATCAGAACTCCCAAGGGCGAGGAGATGAG CCAAATCGAATTCTCTTAGTTACGATACATCATGTGCTATATCCTATAACTGTGGAAGTGCTGCATCAAGTGTTTTCACCTCATGGAGTTGTTGAAAAGATCGTGACATTTCAGAAGTCGGCTG GTTTTCAAGCTTTGATTCAATACCAATTACCCCAAAATGCTGTTTCTGCTAGGAACTCTCTCCAG GGGCGTAATGTATATGATGGTTGCTGTCAGCTTGATGTACAATTCTCAAA CCTAGACGAATTGCaagtgaactacaataatgaacgcTCGAG GGACTTCACCAACCCAAATCTACCATCAGAACAGAAGGGCAAATCTCCTCAG GGATATGGAGACGCAGGAGGCATGTACTCCTTGCAAGGTTCCGGGCCTCGTGGAG TTGGATTTCCTCAG ATGGGAAATGCTGCAGCAATTGCAGCTGCCTTTCCTGGTGGTTTGCCTCCTGGCATAAGCGGGACAAATGACAGGTGTACTGTTATTGTATCTAATTTAAATCCAGAT AGAATAGACGAAGACAAGCTTTTTAATCTGTTCTCCATTTATGGAAACATTGTCAGAATTAAACTCCTACGGAATAAACCAGATCACGCTCTGGTTCAGATGGGTGATGGTTTCCAGGCAGAGCTAGCCGTGCACTTTTTGAAG GGTGCCATGCTATTTGGTACGCGGTTGGAAGTCAACTATTCGAAGCACCCAAATATTATCACTGGACCAGATACACATGACTACTCAAACTCAAATCTCAATCGTTTTAACCGGAATGCTGCCAAAAACTACCGGTATTGTTGCTCCCCTACCAAAATGATCCACCTGTCAAGCCTGCCCCAGGATGTGACAGAGGAAGAGATCGTGGCCCACATGGAGGAGCATGGTACCATTGTCGGTACAAAGCTTTTTGAAATGAATGGGAAGAAGCAGGCTCTTGTTCTTTTTGAAAATGAGGAGCAGGCAACTGAGGCATTGGTGTGCAAACATGCTACCTCCCTTGGCGGCTCGATCATTCGGATTTCCTTTTCTCAGTTACAAAACATCTGA
- the LOC104113180 gene encoding thioredoxin-like 1-1, chloroplastic, whose amino-acid sequence MAKFFIPSPLNSGDVYYHHLINQHRIWAFPKKSNCINSNSFGISLSASNNIFGRNISLRGPLSMPKFNIRNPRSAAVSAQMSIGIRKAPKWWEKGLQPNMKEVTGAQDLVDSLVNAGDKLVIVDFFSPGCGGCKALHPKICQLAEMNPDVQFLHVNYEEHKSMCYSLNVHVLPFFRFYRGAQGRLCSFSCTNATIKKFKDALAKYGADCCSLGPAKGLEEKELLALAANKDLSFAYTPKQEERVLVALQEDMTNKTSRTPSSHPNAFPPLPLPLPLASTSHKVKQGSKSEVC is encoded by the exons ATGGCAAAATTTTTCATCCCATCACCTTTGAATTCTGGTGATGTTTATTATCATCACCTTATTAATCAACATAGGATTTGGGCTTTTCCCAAGAAATCGAATTGTATAAATTCCAATTCATTTGGGATTTCATTATCAGcaagtaataatatttttggtCGTAATATTTCCCTAAGAGGACCCTTAAGCATGCCCAAATTCAATATAAGAAATCCCAGATCAGCAGCTGTCAGTGCCCag ATGAGCATTGGAATCAGGAAAGCTCCAAAATGGTGGGAGAAAGGTCTTCAGCCTAACATGAAAGAAGTGACTGGTGCCCAAGACCTTGTTGACTCCCTCGTAAATGCCGGCGACAAACTTGTGATTGTTGATTTCTTTTCCCCTGGCTGTGGAGGCTGCAAAGCCCTTCATCCAAAG ATATGTCAGTTAGCAGAGATGAATCCGGATGTGCAGTTTTTGCATGTGAACTATGAGGAACACAAGTCGATGTGTTACTCTCTGAATGTACATGTTCTCCCATTTTTCCGTTTCTATAGAGGGGCTCAAGGTCGTCTCTGTAGCTTTAGCTGTACCAATGCCACG ATCAAGAAATTCAAAGATGCATTGGCAAAGTATGGTGCAGATTGTTGCAGCCTTGGACCAGCTAAAGGGCTTGAGGAGAAAGAGCTACTCGCACTAGCAGCTAACAAGGATCTCTCTTTTGCTTACACACCAAAACAAGAAGAACGAGTACTTGTTGCCTTACAAGAAGATATGACGAACAAAACAAGCAGAACACCTTCATCTCATCCAAATGCATTTCCCCCTTTACCACTTCCTCTTCCCCTTGCATCAACTTCACATAAGGTGAAACAGGGCTCAAAGAGTGAAGTTTGCTAA